A stretch of the Aegilops tauschii subsp. strangulata cultivar AL8/78 chromosome 4, Aet v6.0, whole genome shotgun sequence genome encodes the following:
- the LOC120962979 gene encoding uncharacterized protein isoform X2, with protein MAMTATLLLSQQSQVYLSCEEHMFVIDTPRLSFSIGMKAWSVILLFSTRGDQASKHAKLAWLAHTLRHNNRPRHRAPRRAAASGSFAPKLASLSSVVSGRSMRRCTSDPVVLSSNSSGRPAASIKFPLVLPHQGGRLGQRRPQGCYHSSALRRIGTAATTPQRWTRM; from the exons ATGGCGATGACCGCTACCCTGCTCCTCTCCCAGCAAAGTCAGGTCTACCTCTCCTGTGAAG AACACATGTTCGTAATTGATACACCTAGGCTCAGCTTCTCTATTGGTATGAAGGCGTGGAGCGTGATTCTCTTGTTTTCAACTCGAGGCGATCAG GCCAGTAAACATGCTAAGCTTGCCTGGCTGGCACACACGCTTAGGCACAACAATCGGCCCCGGCACCGCGCGCCAAGGCGCGCTGCAG CTTCTGGCTCTTTTGCTCCCAAGCTGGCCTCGCTTTCCTCGGTGGTCAGCGGGAGAAGCATGAGGCGCTGCACCTCTGACCCCGTAGTGCTCAGCTCCAATTCATCAGGGAGGCCAGCGGCAAGCATCAAGTTTCCCTTGGTGCTTCCTCATCAAGGAGGACGACTCGGGCAGCGCCGTCCTCAAG GTTGCTATCACTCCTCGGCACTCCGCAGGATAGGCACAGCCGCCACCACACCGCAGAGATGGACGAGGATGTGA
- the LOC120962979 gene encoding uncharacterized protein isoform X1 — MAMTATLLLSQQSQVYLSCEDVAEHMFVIDTPRLSFSIGMKAWSVILLFSTRGDQASKHAKLAWLAHTLRHNNRPRHRAPRRAAASGSFAPKLASLSSVVSGRSMRRCTSDPVVLSSNSSGRPAASIKFPLVLPHQGGRLGQRRPQGCYHSSALRRIGTAATTPQRWTRM, encoded by the exons ATGGCGATGACCGCTACCCTGCTCCTCTCCCAGCAAAGTCAGGTCTACCTCTCCTGTGAAG ATGTAGCAGAACACATGTTCGTAATTGATACACCTAGGCTCAGCTTCTCTATTGGTATGAAGGCGTGGAGCGTGATTCTCTTGTTTTCAACTCGAGGCGATCAG GCCAGTAAACATGCTAAGCTTGCCTGGCTGGCACACACGCTTAGGCACAACAATCGGCCCCGGCACCGCGCGCCAAGGCGCGCTGCAG CTTCTGGCTCTTTTGCTCCCAAGCTGGCCTCGCTTTCCTCGGTGGTCAGCGGGAGAAGCATGAGGCGCTGCACCTCTGACCCCGTAGTGCTCAGCTCCAATTCATCAGGGAGGCCAGCGGCAAGCATCAAGTTTCCCTTGGTGCTTCCTCATCAAGGAGGACGACTCGGGCAGCGCCGTCCTCAAG GTTGCTATCACTCCTCGGCACTCCGCAGGATAGGCACAGCCGCCACCACACCGCAGAGATGGACGAGGATGTGA
- the LOC120962979 gene encoding uncharacterized protein isoform X3 codes for MAMTATLLLSQQSQVYLSCEDVAEHMFVIDTPRLSFSIGMKAWSVILLFSTRGDQASKHAKLAWLAHTLRHNNRPRHRAPRRAAASGSFAPKLASLSSVVSGRSMRRCTSDPVVLSSNSSGRPAASIKFPLVLPHQGGRLGQRRPQG; via the exons ATGGCGATGACCGCTACCCTGCTCCTCTCCCAGCAAAGTCAGGTCTACCTCTCCTGTGAAG ATGTAGCAGAACACATGTTCGTAATTGATACACCTAGGCTCAGCTTCTCTATTGGTATGAAGGCGTGGAGCGTGATTCTCTTGTTTTCAACTCGAGGCGATCAG GCCAGTAAACATGCTAAGCTTGCCTGGCTGGCACACACGCTTAGGCACAACAATCGGCCCCGGCACCGCGCGCCAAGGCGCGCTGCAG CTTCTGGCTCTTTTGCTCCCAAGCTGGCCTCGCTTTCCTCGGTGGTCAGCGGGAGAAGCATGAGGCGCTGCACCTCTGACCCCGTAGTGCTCAGCTCCAATTCATCAGGGAGGCCAGCGGCAAGCATCAAGTTTCCCTTGGTGCTTCCTCATCAAGGAGGACGACTCGGGCAGCGCCGTCCTCAAG GATAG